A DNA window from Thermocladium sp. ECH_B contains the following coding sequences:
- a CDS encoding transposase, with protein sequence MPSPGQFLGNEERRPIPPAIPGEDTKEIKHNKRTIVIRLLPNGFQERKLRRLADTSAKLFNEINYERRQQFFHGGKVDLKGTYDEYYGKYRGELGSANAQQVLNKNNEAWSSFFSLLKLRREEKLPPHMNRVSPPSYWKDGETGGRKLMLVVREDNYVVDEKNHKLILKYFKMEIRFTGRLRWHGKQGRLEIYYDEVRNAWYASIPVEVGVEKTKKGRRSKHILCGERKSIQVKSPKGSKMASIDLGINVLASVVIDDGTWLLYKGVRAKEDYFYFGKRIAEAQSLSDKMKNIEEYEAYDELNREGRRLFKKLTKRLLHLYRNFASHLLKMLHERGVSTIYLGYSFNIAQDKGNKFTVNLWSYRRLMEVIELKAQEYGIRVFEVIEYNTSRICAYHGVRVVRGPRGVVNCPKGHKLHSDLNGALNILKKATGITISAIKKPLSFIVDHNRVAPVKGA encoded by the coding sequence GTGCCCTCTCCTGGTCAATTTCTTGGGAATGAGGAGCGGAGGCCGATTCCCCCCGCAATACCGGGAGAGGACACCAAAGAAATTAAACACAATAAGAGAACCATTGTGATTCGCCTCCTACCAAATGGGTTTCAAGAAAGAAAGCTGAGGAGGCTAGCCGACACCTCCGCCAAATTATTTAATGAGATTAACTACGAGAGGAGGCAACAATTCTTCCATGGAGGAAAAGTGGACCTAAAGGGGACGTATGATGAGTATTATGGGAAGTATAGGGGTGAGTTGGGCAGCGCCAATGCACAACAAGTGCTTAATAAGAATAATGAGGCTTGGTCATCATTCTTCTCCCTCCTAAAACTGAGGAGGGAGGAGAAACTACCGCCCCACATGAACCGCGTTTCACCGCCAAGTTATTGGAAGGATGGGGAGACTGGAGGGAGGAAGCTAATGCTAGTCGTGAGGGAGGATAATTATGTGGTGGATGAGAAAAATCATAAGCTAATCCTCAAGTACTTCAAGATGGAAATTAGATTCACGGGTAGGTTGAGGTGGCACGGGAAACAAGGCAGACTAGAGATCTACTACGATGAGGTTAGGAATGCTTGGTATGCCTCCATTCCAGTGGAGGTTGGAGTTGAGAAAACGAAGAAGGGAAGGAGGAGCAAGCATATCCTTTGCGGCGAAAGGAAGAGCATTCAAGTTAAATCGCCTAAGGGGAGCAAAATGGCTTCAATAGATCTAGGCATCAATGTCTTGGCGAGCGTAGTGATCGATGATGGTACGTGGTTGCTCTATAAGGGGGTTAGGGCGAAGGAGGATTACTTCTATTTCGGGAAGAGGATAGCTGAGGCACAGTCCTTGTCAGACAAGATGAAGAATATTGAGGAGTATGAGGCGTATGATGAGCTTAATAGGGAGGGGAGGAGGCTTTTCAAGAAACTAACCAAGAGACTACTTCATTTGTATAGGAACTTCGCCTCCCATTTGCTCAAGATGCTTCATGAGCGAGGCGTATCAACCATCTACTTGGGTTACTCCTTCAACATTGCTCAGGATAAGGGCAATAAGTTCACCGTGAATTTGTGGTCTTATCGTAGACTCATGGAGGTCATTGAGTTGAAGGCTCAAGAATACGGTATTCGTGTGTTTGAGGTCATTGAGTATAATACTTCACGTATCTGTGCTTATCATGGCGTTAGGGTTGTGAGGGGGCCGAGGGGAGTAGTTAATTGCCCTAAAGGGCACAAGCTTCATTCCGACTTGAACGGCGCATTAAATATCTTGAAGAAGGCCACCGGCATAACGATCTCAGCAATAAAGAAGCCCCTCTCTTTTATCGTGGATCATAATCGAGTAGCGCCCGTGAAAGGGGCGTAA